The Chitinophaga lutea genome contains the following window.
TCACCCCAATAGAGGTAATTCGTTTTCGGGTCGATGGAAATACGATAAGGGTTACGGGTGCCCATCACGTAAATCTCGGCTTTGGTTTTATCGGATGCCTTGAAGAGGTTGCCTTCGGGGATTTCATACGAACCGTCTGCTTTCAGGCGGATGCGGATGATCTTTCCGCGCAGGTCGTTGGTGTTGGACGAGGTTCTGCGGCCGTCATACTGCAGGTGGCCGGGGCGGTCGTCTACCGGGCCATATCCTTTGCTCACGTAAGGCTGGCCGGGCTCGTCGAACGGCGTGGTATTGTCGCCGGTAGAGAGGTACAGCAGGCCATCGGGGCCAAATGCGATGGAACCACCGGTATGGCAGCAGATATCGCGTTGTGAATAAAACTGCAGGATGATCTTTTCGCTTTCCGGCACCACCTTGTTGTCTTTGAATTCAAAACGGCTGAGGCGGTTCACGGAAGTATCGGCGGGGGAATAAAAAAGATAGATGAAATTGTTCCTGGCAAATTCAGGATCGGCGGCGAGGCCCATGAGCCCTTCTTCCGCGTTCACTTTCGGCACTTCCGTTTTGTGATAAACGTTCAGGAAACCGACCTGTGTCAATGCTTTGGTGGTGTTGTTATACAGGAGGATCTCACCACGGCGCTGCGCTACCAGTACATCGAGATTGGGCAGGATGGCCATTTCGGTGGGCTCGAAAAATTCACCGCTGGTCAGCGTCTGCACCGTAAAGCGGTCTTCTTCCGGCACACGCTGCGAGGTGGCCTTCGCGTAATCGAGCACACGGTTTTTGCCGATCGCGTACTGGATGCCGCCGAGCACATGCTGGAGGAAATTCGCTTCGGTATAAGATTCGGTCGTATGGCCCAGTTCGGTGTAAAATGCGCGGCCGCCGTCGTAGTCGTGGTACCAGCTGATCGGGTGATCTCCCATCTTGCCGCCCTGGTAAGTTTTTTCGTCTACTTTCATCAGCACCTTAGTGGCGCTGTTCACTTTTTTGAAGTTGTACCATTCGTCTACATGCTCCCAGGTATCCGGCAGTTTTTCGGTGGAAGGATGGTTCTTATCCGTTACCGTCAGTTTGGCTTTGGCGGTGCCGGCGGGGTGATCGCTGAAATAGGCGCCCACCATTTTGCCGTACCAGGGCCAGTCGTATTCCGTATCGGTAGCGGCATGGATACCCACGAAACCGCCGCCCGCCTGGATATACCGCTCAAAGTCGGCTTCCTGGCGGTTATCGAGCACGTCGCCGGTAGTGTTCAGGAAAATAACGGCGGCATACTGTTGCAGTGAATCTTCCGTAAAACGTTCCGCATTTTCGGTGGTATCCACTTCAAAACCGTTGTCTTTGCCCAGCTGCTGAAGCGCTTTGATGCCGGCAGGGATGGATGCATGGCGGAAGCCGGCGGTTTTGGTAAACACCAGCACTTTAGGGTTGCCGGGCCGAGACTTGCTGCACGAGGCCATGCCGAAAACGATGGCGGCGCCCAGGAGCAGGAATGATAATTGTTTCATCATGAAAGGGTGATTGTAATGTAAACGTGGCTGTTATTAAAGCACGTAGAGACGCATGTACAATGCGTCTCTACGAAAAATGCCGTATTACGGTTTCTGATCATTTCTTTTTACGGATTGCGTATTCAATTCCTCCCAGCACATGCTTCAGAAAAGCTTCTTCCCTGTACGATTCTTTGGTATGGCCCAGTTCCGTATAGAAAGTGCGCCCGCCGTCAAATTCGCGGTACCAGCTCATCGGGTGATCGTCGCCGTTTTTGCCGCCTTTGTACGACTGTTCGTCGATTTTGATCAGCACCTTCAGGCCGGGCACGATGCTTTTGAAATTGTACCATTCATCCCTGCGGATCCAGGTCGTATCCAGGTGCTTCGTGGCAGGATGGCTGCGATCGATGACCCGGAGGGTGGCCGTTTGCTGATTGGGATGACTGAGGAAATAAGCGCCTACCAGCTGGTTGTACCAGGGCCAGTCGTATTCCGTATCGGTGGCCGCATGCACGCCCACGTAACCACCACCCTTACGGATATACGATTCCATGGCGGCCTGCTGCGCATCGTCCAGCACATTGCCGGTGGTGTTCAGGAACATCACGGCTTTGTATTGCTGCAGTTTTTTTGCGGTGAACACGGCGGCGTCTTCCGTTGTGTCCACGTCGAAGCCGTTTTCCGCGCCCAGTTTGAGCATCGCGAGTTTGGCATCGGGGATACAATCGTGGCGGAAGCCGGCGGTTTTGGAAAACACCAGGATGCGGGGCTTCGCTTTTTTGAAGGCGGAGCCGGCGGCAACGATGAACAGGCCTGCCACCAGCAGCAGGTATTTATACTTTACCATAGATTACAGTTCTCGGATCTTGATGTTGCGGTACCATACTTTATCGCCATGGTCCTGCAAAGCGATGTGACCTTTGGCGAAAGCGCCGAAACCTTCCCAGGTTTTGAATTTGCTCTTGCCTACCAGTTCTTTCCACTCTGCGCTGGCCATGGTCGTTTCAGCGGTTTTGTGGCCGTTGAAGATGAGGGTGAGCTTACCGTCTTTTTTGATGATTTTGGCGGTGTTCCACTCTCCTACCGGTTTGGCATAGCGGGCGGGTGAAGCGATCAGGTCGTACAGGTCGCCGGAATTATGCTTGTGGATTTTACCGTCGGCATGTTTGGCATCGTCGAGCACCTGCATTTCCGGGCCGGTGGCGTAGGTGGCTTTGAACTTCGGGTCTTCATGCACGCCGAAGATAATGCCGCTGTTACCGCCTTCGGAGATTTTCCATTCCAGCTGCAGTTCGTAGTTTTCGTACTCACCGTCTGTAATGAGATCGCCGCCGGAAGCGCCGGCTTTTTTAGCGTCGGTATCGAGGAAAAGCGCACCGTCCTGCACCTTCCAGGCGCCGGGTGCTTCTTTCTTCAGATAACCGCGCCAGCCCGCAGTGGAAGTGCCGTCGAACAGCAGTTTCCATCCCGCTTTTTTCTCTTTTTTGCTCAACGCAGGACCGCTTTGGGCATATGTGGCCACGGAGCCCATCAACAGGGCCGCCAGCAGCGCGGAGGATAGTATTTTTTTCATAATCGGATTTTAAAAACTATTTAACCGAAAGGATGTATTTCACCATTTCTTTCGCATCGTCCTGGGAAATCGCAGAGTGCGGCGCCATGGGCACTTCGCCCCAGTTACCGGAACCGCCTTTGATGATTTTGTCGGCCAGGGTGGCGATGTTTTCGTCCGTAGCCGGATATTTTGCCGCAACTTCCTTGAAAGAAGGCCCGATCACTTTTTCGGTTTCCTTGTGGCAGGTGGCGCAATCCTGCGCAGCCATCAGTTCTTTCCCTTTACCGGCAACATCCTGTACCATGGAGTTGTCTGCAGCCGGCGCAGTGGATTCCTCCGCCTTTTTTTCTTCCGCTTTTTTTTCACCGCCCCCGCACGCTGCCAGGAACATTGCCAGACTCAGGCAAGCCGGCATCCATATGTTTTTCTTCATCTTTATTGGTTGTTTGTTATAATTGAGAAATCGTTTTAGCATTGTCGTTTTACAAACCTAATATTCTTTTGTTTAAATTTTCATCCGGACCGGTGCCTGCGAAATCGTCGAAAGCTTTTTCGGTGACGCGGATGATGTGGTTCTGAATAAAAGGTGCTCCTTCGCGGGCGCCGTCTTCGGGGTGTTTCATGCAACATTCCCATTCCATTACGGCCCATCCGGAGTAATTATACTGGGTCAATTTACTGAAAACGCCGTTGTAATCCACCTGTCCGTCGCCGAGGGAGCGGAACCTGCCGGGCCTTTCGAGCCAGCCCTGGTAACCGCCGTATACGCCGGAGCGCCCGGTGGGATTGAATTCCGCGTCTTTTACGTGGAACATCCTGATTCTTTCGTGGTAGATATCGATGAAAGAAAGATAGTCGAGGCATTGCAGCACAAAATGGCTGGCGTCGTACAGCAGGTTGGCGCGGCTGTGGTTGCCGGTGGCCTCCAGGAAGCGCTCGAACGTGATGCCGTCGTGCAGGTCTTCGCCGGGGTGCAGCTCATAACAGAGGTCGATGCCGTGGGCGTCCATTTCATTGAGGATAGGCAGCCAGCGGTCGCCGAGCTCCTTAAATCCTGTTTCCACGAGCCCTGCGGGGCGTTGCGGCCAGGGGTACACCGTATGCCAGAGCAATGCGCCGCTGAAAGTGGCAAGGGCATTGAGGCCCAGGTTGCTGCTGGCTTTGGCGGCATATTTCAGCTGCTGTACGGCCCATTCGGTGCGGGCTTTCACATTGCCGTGCACGGCTTTGGGCGCAAAACTGTCGAACAGCTCGTTGTAAGCCGGGTGCGATGCCACCAGCTGGCCCTGGAGGTGGGTAGACAGTTCGGTGATCTGCATGCCGGCGCTTTCCACGATACCTTTGATCTCGTCTGCATATGTTTTGCTCTCGGCCGCTTTCTGCAGGTCGATCACCCGCGCGTCCCAGGTAGGGATCTGCACGCCTTTAAACCCAAGGCCCGCCGCCCATTTACAGATGGCGTCGAGGGAATTGAAGGGGGCTTTATCGTCGAGGAACTGCGCCAGGAAAATACCGGGTCCTTTGATCGTTTTCATCCGTTAATAATTTATCGCGATACTTTTTATTTGTTCACTGACCGGCGGGTTGTTTTTATGCCTGCCGGATGAAACCTTTGCGGTTCAAGATCAGTGCTTTCCCGGAGGCCCGCACTGATCTTTCTCTTTATGGCGCCTGATTTTGCTCAGGTATCAGATTTCAAACCTGGTCCATTTGGCGTCGCTGGCGGATGATTTCACCACCATGTCGATGAACGCCATGCCGCGGATACCGTCGTCCACACCCGGGAAATCGAGCATGGCATTCGTGGGCGTTACGCCGTCGATTTTAGCCTGCAGGGTGAGGGCGAAGTTGCGATAGAGGTTACCGAATGCTTCGAGGTACCCTTCGGGGTGACCGCCAGGCGTGCGGCAGTTGTGTGTAGCAAAGCCGTCGAGGTGCGGGTTGCCGGCACCGGCACGGAGGATTTCCGTGGGTTTGTCGAGCCACTTCACCAGCAATGTATTCGGCTCCTGTTGCGCCCATTCGAGGCCGCCTTTTTCGCCGTACACGCGGATTTTCAGTGCGTTTTCCTCACCTGCGGCAACCTGCGAAGCCATCAGCACACCGGCGGCGCCACCGTCGAAACGGAGCAATACGGCGCCGTCGTCGTCGAGCAGGCGACCTTCCACCATGATGTTCAGGTCGGCGCACAATTTATCGATTTTCTGACCGGAAATATATTCTGCGAGGTTGGCGGCATGCGTACCGATATCGCCCATCGCGCCGGCTTTACCGGAACGTTTAGGGTCGGTGCGCCAGGCGGCCTGTGCATTGCCTTCGCGCTCGCTCATTTTGCTGAGCCAGCCCTGCGGGTATTCCACCCACACTTTGCGCAGCTTGCCGAGCACGCCGCTCTTCACCATCTGCCGGGCCTGTTTCACCATGGGATAACCCGTGTAAGTATGCGTCAGCAGCAGGGTGCGGCCGGTCTCTTCTACTTTCGCCTTCAGTTGTTTGGCTTCGTCGAGCGTAAAAGTGATCGGCTTTTCGATCACCACGTTAAACCCTTTGTCCAGCGCCATCATGGCAGGCTCAAAGTGCGCGAAGTTAGGCGTAACGATGGTCACGAAGTCGAGCCGCTTGTCTTCCGGCATCGTCGCTTCTTTCTCCAGCATCGTTTTAAAATCAAGATAAATGCGGTCTTCTTCGAGGAAGAGGGATTTCCCTGAGTCTTTTGCCACTTCGGGGTTGATGCTCAGCGCGCCGGCTTTCAGTTCAATCAGGCCGTCCATGTTGGCGGCAATGCGGTGGATGGCGCCGATAAATGCGTCTTTCCCCCCGCCGATCATTCCCATTCTAAGTTTCCTGTTCATATATATCACGTATGATTTTATGTGTTCGTAAATATTGTTTTTCCACAGCGGCTGCATTTATAATATTATGCAGCGCTTACTTCCTGATCAGGCATTGGCCGTCTGCAACTGCTGCTTGTTCCTTCCTCTCATGTAAAAGAACAGGCCACCGAATGCAACGATCAGAATAATGGGGATCACCAGCGTCACGTTGATGATTTCGGGGCCGGCCACCGCCTGCGCCTGTGCGAATGCGGCGGCTTCCGTTGATCCGGCCGCAGCGGAGCGGTAGGCATCGAGGGTAGCGCCGGCGGGAAGGTTTTTCGCAATGATGTTATCGTAAAAACCGCCCATAAAAATGGTGTAGATGGATACGGCGAACATGCCCGCGCCGCCCATCAGGTTCATGCCGAGGGCGCCGGATTCAGGGATGTTCTCGGACACAAAGCCCAGCATGGTGGGCCAGAAATAGGTGATGCCCATCCCGAAGATGATGGCCGCCACGAAGAGCATGTTGCCGCTTGCGCTGCCCATCAGGTACAGGCCGAGTGCGGACAAAATCGCGGAGCCCAGCAGCACGCCGGTGGGCGACATCCGGTGCACGATAGGTCCGGCCACTGCGCGCCCCAGCACCTGCACGCCCGCGGTGAGCGCCAGGATGAGAATGCCGTAAGTAGTTACATTTTTCAGCAGTATTTCGATCCACTGGTTGGTGAACAGCTCCGTGATGGCCGTACCAAACATGCAGATAAACATAAAGAGAAACAGCGGGCTCGCGATGGAGCGGTACATCTGTTTGTTGGACACGCCGGCCGCTACGCGTTCCGTTACCGGGAAGTCGAGGCGGAGGAAAAGATACCCGTAAATCAGCGTGGGGATGATCATGGTCGCTACCTGCAGCTGCCAGCCCAGACCGATCTCATTAAAGAAGAACACCAGCAGGGTGCCTACTACAATACCGCCGGGGAACCAGAGGTGGAAGTGGTTGAGCTTGGTGGTTTTGTTGTCCGGGAAAATGGTGGCCACCAGCGGGTTGCACGCTGCTTCCACGGTACCATTGGCCATGCCGATGAACAGAGTGGAGATGAACAGCGGCCAGAAGCCGGAAGAAAAATAAGGTGTGCTGATGGTGAGGATGATGCCGAGCAGGTGCAGCACGAAGGCAGCTACCAGCAGGCGTTTCATGCCGATGGCATCTACGATGAAACCACCGATCACCACGGCGAGGGGAAAGCCCCAGAAAGCGGTACCGGTAATAACCGCGAGCTCCTGCCCGCTGAGATGGAACTGAACACCCAACTGGCCGAGAATACCGGCACGGATTCCAAAGGATAGCGATGTAACAAGCAATGCCAAACAACTGGCAACGAAAAGACTCCTGGGCTGAATTTGCTTCATAGACGTGATTGTATAAAATTCAATAGCGTGATTAAAACGTTTAAATTTATAAAAAGTATTTACATATTCTTATCTTTTTATGACGGATAGCCCCCATATATTTAAGAATTTAACAATCCGGCATTGCGCGGTGCGGTAAATTAGGTCATTTTTTTGATGAACGGCCATCACCGCTGTGTGCGGGGCTCCTTAAATTTTCATTAAAACCCCGCATAGAACGCTATTTTCGATGTTTTCCCCTAAAAATTCCTAATTTTACGAGCCTCGGAAAAAAGGCGCATGCCTGACACCTTGGCACAACCTCCCGGCCGGGCGCAATATTTGACAATATAGAACGGCCGCAGAGGTTACTTTTATCTTACGAAATCGAAATTTTAACATGCTAGGTTTTTTAACAAAGCTCTTTGGAGGAAACAAGTCTGAACGCGATATCAAACTGATCCTTCCCATCGTGAAGCAGATTAATGAGGAGTATGAAAAACTGTCGTCCCTGCCTATCGACGACCTGCGCCGCAAAACGCAGGATTTCCGTGCACGTATCCAATCCCATCTGGCCGATATAGACCGGGAGATCGCTTCCAAAAAAGAAGCGGCGGAAGCTGAAGAAGATGTGAACACCAAAGATCTTACCTACCGCGAAATAGATAAACTCACTAAAGACCGCGATAAAAAAATTGAAGAAATACTGCAGCAGCTGTTACCCGAGGCATTCGCCGTTGTAAAGGAAACAGCACGCAGACTGAAGGAAAACAGCAGTATCACTGCCACCGCTACCGATCTCGACCGCCAGCTGGCCGTTACCCGCAACTATCTGCGCATCGAAGGTGACAAAGTGACCTGGGCCAATTCCTGGGATGCCAACGGCACGCCCGTGACCTGGAACATGGTGCACTACGACGTACAGCTCATCGGCGGGTCGGTGCTGCACCAGGGTAAAATCGCCGAAATGGCGACCGGTGAAGGTAAAACGCTCGTATCTACACTGCCTGCTTACCTCAATGCGCTGGCCGGCCAGGGCGTACATATCGTAACCGTGAACGATTACCTGGCGAAACGTGACTCCGAGTGGAACGGTCCCCTGTTCGAGTTCCTCGGCCTGACCGTGGACTGTATCGACAAACATACGCCCAACTCTCCGGAGCGCCGCGCGGCCTACCAGGCAGACATTACGTACGGCACCAACAACGAATTCGGTTTCGACTACCTGCGCGACAACATGGTGCACAGCCCTGAAGAGATGGTGCAGCGTAAGCACCACTTCGCTATGGTGGATGAGGTGGACAGCGTGTTGATTGACGATGCGCGTACCCCCCTGATCATCTCCGGGCCCATTCCCCGTGGCGACGAGCAGGAGTTTCACGCCCTGAAACCCCGCATCCAGCGCCTCGTGGAAGAACAACGGAAAGTGGTGAACGGCTACCTGCTCGAAGCCAAAAAACTGATCGCAGAAGGAAAAGACGACCCGAAAACCGGTGGTCTGGCCCTGATGCGCGCCCACCGCGGCCTCCCCAAGAACAGCGCCACCATCAAATATTTAAGCGAGCCCGGCATCAAGGTGCTCCAGCAAAAAGCGGAGAACTATTACATTGCCGACCAGCAGCGCGAAATGCCCAAGGTAGACGAAGGCCTGTACTTCCATATCGAGGAGAAAAATAACAGTGTGGAGTTGACGGAGAAGGGTATCGCCCTCATCACCGGCGCCGGCGAAGATCCCAACTTCTTCCTGATGCCCGATGTCGGCTCCGAGATTGCCGAACTGGAAAAGCTCGATCTCAGCGCGGAAGAAAAAATGTTACGGAAAGACCAGCTGCTCCAGGATTTCGCCATCAAATCCGAGCGCATCCACTCCGTGCAGCAATTGCTGAAAGCCTACACCCTGTTCGATAAAGACGTGGAATACGTGGTGATGGACGGAAAGGTGAAGATCGTGGACGAGCAGACCGGCCGTATCCTGGACGGGCGCCGTTATTCAGACGGTCTGCACCAGGCCATCGAAGCAAAGGAAAATGTGAAAGTGGAAGCCGCCACACAAACGTTCGCCACCATCACCCTGCAGAACTATTTCAGGATGTACCACAAGCTGGCCGGTATGACCGGTACGGCTACCACCGAAGCCGGTGAGTTCTGGGAAATCTACAAGCTCGATGTGGTGAACATCCCCACCAACCTTCCCATCACCCGTAAAGATGCCGAAGACC
Protein-coding sequences here:
- a CDS encoding c-type cytochrome, whose amino-acid sequence is MKKNIWMPACLSLAMFLAACGGGEKKAEEKKAEESTAPAADNSMVQDVAGKGKELMAAQDCATCHKETEKVIGPSFKEVAAKYPATDENIATLADKIIKGGSGNWGEVPMAPHSAISQDDAKEMVKYILSVK
- the secA gene encoding preprotein translocase subunit SecA, coding for MLGFLTKLFGGNKSERDIKLILPIVKQINEEYEKLSSLPIDDLRRKTQDFRARIQSHLADIDREIASKKEAAEAEEDVNTKDLTYREIDKLTKDRDKKIEEILQQLLPEAFAVVKETARRLKENSSITATATDLDRQLAVTRNYLRIEGDKVTWANSWDANGTPVTWNMVHYDVQLIGGSVLHQGKIAEMATGEGKTLVSTLPAYLNALAGQGVHIVTVNDYLAKRDSEWNGPLFEFLGLTVDCIDKHTPNSPERRAAYQADITYGTNNEFGFDYLRDNMVHSPEEMVQRKHHFAMVDEVDSVLIDDARTPLIISGPIPRGDEQEFHALKPRIQRLVEEQRKVVNGYLLEAKKLIAEGKDDPKTGGLALMRAHRGLPKNSATIKYLSEPGIKVLQQKAENYYIADQQREMPKVDEGLYFHIEEKNNSVELTEKGIALITGAGEDPNFFLMPDVGSEIAELEKLDLSAEEKMLRKDQLLQDFAIKSERIHSVQQLLKAYTLFDKDVEYVVMDGKVKIVDEQTGRILDGRRYSDGLHQAIEAKENVKVEAATQTFATITLQNYFRMYHKLAGMTGTATTEAGEFWEIYKLDVVNIPTNLPITRKDAEDLVYKTKRDKYKAVIEEIKTLKAAGRPVLVGTTSVEVSELLGKMLTFEKIPHNVLNAKQHAREAQIVAEAGLPGAVTIATNMAGRGTDIKLGPGVKEAGGLAIIGTERHESRRVDRQLRGRAGRQGDPGSSQFFVSLEDDLMRMFGSDRIAALMDRMGYKEGEVIQHSMITRSIERAQKKVEENNFGIRKRLLEYDDVMNKQRTVIYSKRNHALFGERLAIDTDNSFYEVAENIVTTHRQSGDYEAFKLDVIMNFAIDTSISEDELQKSQTNEIAEKLYGEATANYRRRNAELTNGTLPVIKKIYEEQGQHIENISIPFTDGRKGINVLAPLKKVVETEGRETVAALERSITLALIDEAWKEHLRAMDDLKQSVQSAVYEQKDPLLIYKFEAFELFKQMSADTSKEIVSFLCKSGIPSQQPEEQITEGHEEKTDMSRMRASHQDFDNGGGAAPAQRREEYAPAEEPHRPEPVRVGPKVGRNDPCPCGSGKKFKNCHGKDL
- a CDS encoding 3-keto-disaccharide hydrolase → MKKILSSALLAALLMGSVATYAQSGPALSKKEKKAGWKLLFDGTSTAGWRGYLKKEAPGAWKVQDGALFLDTDAKKAGASGGDLITDGEYENYELQLEWKISEGGNSGIIFGVHEDPKFKATYATGPEMQVLDDAKHADGKIHKHNSGDLYDLIASPARYAKPVGEWNTAKIIKKDGKLTLIFNGHKTAETTMASAEWKELVGKSKFKTWEGFGAFAKGHIALQDHGDKVWYRNIKIREL
- a CDS encoding MFS transporter, which encodes MKQIQPRSLFVASCLALLVTSLSFGIRAGILGQLGVQFHLSGQELAVITGTAFWGFPLAVVIGGFIVDAIGMKRLLVAAFVLHLLGIILTISTPYFSSGFWPLFISTLFIGMANGTVEAACNPLVATIFPDNKTTKLNHFHLWFPGGIVVGTLLVFFFNEIGLGWQLQVATMIIPTLIYGYLFLRLDFPVTERVAAGVSNKQMYRSIASPLFLFMFICMFGTAITELFTNQWIEILLKNVTTYGILILALTAGVQVLGRAVAGPIVHRMSPTGVLLGSAILSALGLYLMGSASGNMLFVAAIIFGMGITYFWPTMLGFVSENIPESGALGMNLMGGAGMFAVSIYTIFMGGFYDNIIAKNLPAGATLDAYRSAAAGSTEAAAFAQAQAVAGPEIINVTLVIPIILIVAFGGLFFYMRGRNKQQLQTANA
- a CDS encoding sugar phosphate isomerase/epimerase family protein; this encodes MKTIKGPGIFLAQFLDDKAPFNSLDAICKWAAGLGFKGVQIPTWDARVIDLQKAAESKTYADEIKGIVESAGMQITELSTHLQGQLVASHPAYNELFDSFAPKAVHGNVKARTEWAVQQLKYAAKASSNLGLNALATFSGALLWHTVYPWPQRPAGLVETGFKELGDRWLPILNEMDAHGIDLCYELHPGEDLHDGITFERFLEATGNHSRANLLYDASHFVLQCLDYLSFIDIYHERIRMFHVKDAEFNPTGRSGVYGGYQGWLERPGRFRSLGDGQVDYNGVFSKLTQYNYSGWAVMEWECCMKHPEDGAREGAPFIQNHIIRVTEKAFDDFAGTGPDENLNKRILGL
- a CDS encoding ThuA domain-containing protein; translated protein: MVKYKYLLLVAGLFIVAAGSAFKKAKPRILVFSKTAGFRHDCIPDAKLAMLKLGAENGFDVDTTEDAAVFTAKKLQQYKAVMFLNTTGNVLDDAQQAAMESYIRKGGGYVGVHAATDTEYDWPWYNQLVGAYFLSHPNQQTATLRVIDRSHPATKHLDTTWIRRDEWYNFKSIVPGLKVLIKIDEQSYKGGKNGDDHPMSWYREFDGGRTFYTELGHTKESYREEAFLKHVLGGIEYAIRKKK
- a CDS encoding Gfo/Idh/MocA family protein; amino-acid sequence: MNRKLRMGMIGGGKDAFIGAIHRIAANMDGLIELKAGALSINPEVAKDSGKSLFLEEDRIYLDFKTMLEKEATMPEDKRLDFVTIVTPNFAHFEPAMMALDKGFNVVIEKPITFTLDEAKQLKAKVEETGRTLLLTHTYTGYPMVKQARQMVKSGVLGKLRKVWVEYPQGWLSKMSEREGNAQAAWRTDPKRSGKAGAMGDIGTHAANLAEYISGQKIDKLCADLNIMVEGRLLDDDGAVLLRFDGGAAGVLMASQVAAGEENALKIRVYGEKGGLEWAQQEPNTLLVKWLDKPTEILRAGAGNPHLDGFATHNCRTPGGHPEGYLEAFGNLYRNFALTLQAKIDGVTPTNAMLDFPGVDDGIRGMAFIDMVVKSSASDAKWTRFEI